The Suncus etruscus isolate mSunEtr1 chromosome 7, mSunEtr1.pri.cur, whole genome shotgun sequence genome includes a window with the following:
- the LOC126014349 gene encoding endogenous retrovirus group K member 5 Gag polyprotein-like: MGVTLRNELSAHFTVNKEPETEKIVLQYWSLLRDIIVAKNTEENAKEIVCAAETHLEQVSPPAATAAMPETINPSLASMLQTALRDLSGISRLYPSLASAPPQQPDRTDALAPREKAALCQDSSTTKPPPYAPSSTPLSTTPTAPHLPPPPPPPAGPRTRARVRREREAQAAAEAAAQAQAEVAMDSGSQHSDSDGEEAQPSNNRPPEGEINFRYEAINKRDLNELLQAVKNYGAQASYTISCLESLGNGGALLPYEWKRVVSNALPRKQYLLWETDFYKTCRDLSRGDKTCRLMLSGSPPYDSAQQQRSLPLDYLINTGFAAMKAWRALPKEGDANAPLGQITQGPDEPYNAFISRLLEAVERIAGSSPSEMTNTLVRQLAYENANASCKALLKGRMANKTIHDMIDLCRDVDPFAHRVAHAMAVIQNQSSGKVCYSCGQPGHFASQCPQRLAPVMQTGTATPRPPFCPRCRCGRHWVAECHAVKDIDGNPLQPNHRLSGQGKSTRGQLRAPSRQFQRFVPASEPSQPVQPTPAPQAYYQQQQQPCQHQPLVPPSMLPPQQPPLSGQPRGAQDWTCTPPPHTY, encoded by the exons ATGGGTGTCACGCTAA GAAACGAACTGAGTGCTCATTTTACGGTTAACAAGGAACCCGAAACAGAGAAAATTGTATTACAATACTGGAGCCTGCTGCGTGACATCATTGTAGCTAAAAATACTGAGGAAAATGCCAAAGAAATTGTTTGCGCTGCCGAAACGCATCTCGAGCAAGtttccc CTCCCGCCGCCACTGCGGCGATGCCTGAAACGATTAACCCTTCCCTCGCCTCTATGCTACAAACTGCTCTCAGAGACCTTTCCGGCATCTCCCGCCTCTATCCCTCCCTGGCTTCAGCTCCGCCCCAGCAACCCGACCGGACAGACGCTCTAGCCCCAAGGGAGAAAGCAGCTCTCTGCCAAGATTCTTCCACTACAAAACCTCCACCTTACGCT CCTTCCTCCACCCCCCTCTCAACAACCCCCACCGCTCCACActtaccgcccccccccccgccgcccGCAGGCCCCCGCACCCGCGCGCGGGTGCGGCGTGAGCGCGAGGCGCAAGCGGCCGCGGAAGCCGCGGCTCAAGCTCAAGCAGAAGTGGCGATGGATTCGGGCTCTCAACACTCAGATTCGGACGGAGAGGAAGCCCAACCCAGCAACAACAGACCTCCGGAGGGTGAGATAAATTTCCGTTACGAGGCTATTAATAAAAGGGACCTCAATGAACTGCTTCAAGCAGTTAAGAATTACGGTGCCCAAGCCTCCTATACTATATCTTGTCTTGAATCACTGGGAAATGGTGGTGCCCTTTTGCCCTATGAATGGAAACGTGTTGTCTCCAATGCACTCCCGCGTAAGCAGTACTTGCTCTGGGAGACTGACTTTTATAAAACCTGTCGAGATCTATCTCGGGGAGATAAAACATGTCGGCTTATGCTCTCCGGCTCTCCCCCGTATGACTCTGCACAGCAACAACGCTCATTGCCCCTTGATTATTTAATAAACACAGGTTTTGCCGCTATGAAAGCGTGGCGAGCTTTGCCCAAGGAAGGCGATGCAAACGCCCCGCTTGGCCAAATCACACAGGGACCAGATGAACCCTATAATGCGTTCATCAGTCGCCTCCTAGAGGCCGTTGAGAGAATTGCAGGCTCCTCTCCCTCTGAAATGACAAATACTCTAGTCAGACAGCTCGCTTATGAGAATGCCAATGCTTCTTGCAAAGCCCTCTTAAAGGGACGCATGGCTAACAAAACCATACATGATATGATCGACCTTTGTCGTGATGTTGATCCCTTTGCCCACCGAGTTGCCCATGCTATGGCTGTCATACAAAACCAATCCTCAGGCAAAGTCTGTTATTCGTGTGGACAACCTGGACATTTTGCCTCTCAATGCCCTCAGCGCTTAGCCCCTGTCATGCAGACAGGTACAGCTACACCCCGTCCTCCATTTTGTCCACGCTGCCGCTGTGGCCGCCATTGGGTGGCGGAGTGCCATGCCGTTAAAGACATAGATGGCAATCCCCTGCAGCCTAACCACCGCCTTTCGGGTCAGGGAAAATCCACCAGGGGCCAGCTCCGGGCCCCGAGCCGTCAATTTCAACGCTTTGTTCCGGCTTCGGAGCCCAGCCAGCCGGTCCAACCCACCCCAGCTCCCCAGGCATATtaccagcagcaacagcagccttGCCAGCATCAGCCACTAGTCCCCCCCTCAATGCTCCCACCTCAGCAGCCTCCCTTATCAGGGCAACCCCGGGGAGCGCAGGACTGGACCTGTACCCCGCCTCCCCACacgtattaa